From a region of the Drosophila virilis strain 15010-1051.87 chromosome 3, Dvir_AGI_RSII-ME, whole genome shotgun sequence genome:
- the Syx8 gene encoding syntaxin-8: MSLVDHDSWDIEYEGCERLRHQILVLLNQRRQLGGTAAAPEYVRLSSSIEASLEQLRKDVSHLKVALDNDILWELCPAEELQRRRINYDKLASQLREADANYTTSTRADQLPASSSSVWQGASVAAPGRPQDVATLRQQQEAILEHQNRGLEVLSATISRQRNLATQLGDEVEDQNNILDNLANTMDRVELGVQRETRSISQVNRRDSTWGYWLVIVSLFVAIIVVILL; this comes from the exons ATGTCGCTGGTGGATCATGACTCATG GGACATCGAGTATGAGGGCTGCGAACGCTTGCGACATCAGATTCTGGTGCTGCTCAATCAGCGGCGGCAACTGGGCGGCACAGCCGCCGCGCCGGAATACGTCCGACTGAGCAGCAGCATTGAGGCCAGCCTGGAGCAGCTGCGCAAAGATGTGAGCCATCTGAAAGTGGCGCTGGACAACGACATCCTCTGGGAGCTGTGTCCGGCCGAGGAGCTGCAGCGGCGTCGCATCAACTACGATAAGCTGGCATCGCAGCTGCGCGAAGCCGATGCCAATTACACGACCAGCACACGCGCCGACCAGCTGCCGGCTAGCTCGAGCTCTGTGTGGCAGGGTGCGTCCGTCGCAGCGCCAGGTCGGCCGCAAGATGTGGCCACGCTtaggcagcagcaggaagcGATTCTGGAGCATCAGAACCGTGGCCTGGAGGTGCTGTCGGCCACCATATCGCGCCAGCGCAATCTGGCCACACAGCTTGGCGACGAGGTGGAGGACCAGAACAACATATTGGACAATCTGGCCAATACCATGGATCGCGTGGAGTTGGGCGTGCAGCGCGAGACGCGCAGCATCAGCCAGGTGAACAGACGCGACAGCACCTGGGGCTACTGGCTGGTCATTGTCTCGCTCTTTGTGGCCATAATTGTGGTCATCCTTCTGTAG
- the Smn gene encoding survival motor neuron protein: MADDKNIWDDSLLIKAYDDSVNLARETLARRIADSTNTREGTGAENDNKTDPASTSEPDLEQEEEEPERVFKVGEFVRATYTDGLDYEATVVSIDKNAGTCVLRYVGYENEQEVLLADLLPTWGNKARREQILYAKRSEAEEGQQEQRAKSAKKSVAKGKQTAGATRPAGPSPGLVMPPMPLVPPMFTPAGGMDGEPEQDFVAMLTAWYMSGYYTGLYQGRKENSAKKKTSKK, encoded by the coding sequence atggctgatgacaaaaatatttggGACGACAGCCTATTGATCAAGGCCTACGACGATTCTGTTAACCTGGCTCGCGAGACGCTGGCGCGTCGCATCGCCGATTCCACCAATACGCGTGAAGGAACTGGCGCTGAGAACGACAATAAAACTGACCCGGCCTCAACGTCAGAGCCAGATTTGGAGCAGGAAGAAGAAGAGCCGGAGCGTGTTTTCAAGGTGGGCGAATTTGTGCGTGCCACCTACACTGATGGCCTGGACTACGAGGCTACAGTGGTGTCCATCGACAAGAATGCAGGCACCTGCGTGCTGCGCTACGTAGGCTACGAAAACGAACAGGAGGTGCTGCTAGCCGATCTGTTGCCGACCTGGGGCAATAAGGCGCGTCGCGAACAAATACTCTACGCCAAGCGTTCGGAGGCCGAGGAGGGTCAGCAGGAGCAGCGTGCCAAGAGCGCTAAAAAGTCCGTGGCCAAGGGCAAGCAAACGGCTGGAGCAACACGTCCAGCAGGTCCATCACCTGGCTTGGTTATGCCGCCGATGCCGCTAGTTCCGCCCATGTTTACACCAGCCGGTGGCATGGATGGCGAGCCCGAGCAGGACTTTGTGGCCATGCTCACCGCCTGGTACATGTCCGGCTACTATACGGGCCTCTATCAGGGCAGAAAGGAGAACAGCGCAAAGAAGAAGACATCCAAgaaataa
- the UQCR-C2 gene encoding cytochrome b-c1 complex subunit 2, mitochondrial yields MACNASKTHLLRAIAKRGYATCPRLVGDTSPINVNVLENKLVVATADASVPVSRVSIVLRAGSRYEAYDTLGASHLLRLAGSLSTQRSSAFAIARHIQQVGGTLTTWGDRELVGYTVETTSDNVETGLRYLQDLLQPAFKPWELKDNAKTLHNQLDAVTTEERAIELVHKAAFRRGLGNSIYIPRFQLGKISSESLLHYVANTFSAGTAAVVGVGVENNLLSGFAQTLSFPSGGGDSKSSANYYGGDARKDTAGHRAVVAVAGEGGAASNHKEALAFAILEQAIGGDAATKRGKSAGAFSEAASCASDAPVALKAINKSYLDAGLFGFVASADSKDIGKTVEFLVRALKSGSVSDKDVARGKALLKSRIISNYSSDSGLIKQIGRQAALTRTVLEADALVAAIDGISLDQVQAAAKKVAGSKLSVGAIGHLANVPYASDLA; encoded by the exons ATGGCCTGCAACGCAAGCAAGACGCACCTCTTGCGCGCTATCGCT AAACGCGGTTATGCCACCTGCCCACGCCTCGTCGGCGACACTTCACCCATCAATGTCAACGTGCTCGAGAACAAGCTGGTCGTGGCCACAGCCGATGCCTCGGTGCCCGTTTCCCGTGTCTCGATTGTGTTGCG CGCCGGCTCCCGCTACGAGGCCTACGACACGCTGGGCGCCTCGCATCTGCTGCGTCTGGCTGGCAGCCTGAGCACGCAGAGATCCTCGGCATTTGCGATTGCCCGTCACATTCAGCAGGTGGGCGGCACCTTGACCACCTGGGGTGATCGCGAGCTGGTTGGCTATACCGTCGAGACGACCTCGGATAATGTGGAGACCGGTCTGCGCTATCTGCAAGATCTGCTGCAGCCCGCCTTCAAGCCCTGGGAGCTGAAGGACAATGCCAAGACGCTGCACAACCAGCTGGATGCCGTCACAACCGAG GAACGCGCCATTGAGCTGGTGCACAAGGCCGCCTTCCGTCGCGGCCTGGGCAACTCCATCTATATACCCAGATTCCAGTTGGGCAAAATCTCCAGCGAGAGCCTACTGCACTATGTGGCCAACACTTTTTCGGCCGGCACCGCAGCCGTTGTTGGCGTCGGTGTTGAGAACAATCTGCTGTCCGGCTTTGCCCAGACCCTTAGCTTCcccagcggcggcggcgacagcAAGAGCAGCGCCAACTATTACGGCGGTGATGCGCGCAAGGACACGGCGGGACATCGCGCcgttgtcgctgttgccgGCGAAGGTGGCGCCGCTAGCAACCACAAGGAAGCGCTGGCATTCGCCATACTAGAGCAGGCAATTGGCGGCGACGCTGCCACCAAGCGTGGCAAGTCGGCCGGCGCCTTCAGCGAGGCTGCCAGCTGCGCGAGCGATGCGCCCGTTGCATTGAAGGCCATCAACAAGAGCTACTTGGATGCTGGCCTCTTTGGCTTTGTGGCGTCTGCCGATAGCAAGGATATTGGCAAGACTGTTGAGTTTCTGGTGCGCGCTCTCAAGTCCGGCTCCGTCTCCGACAAGGATGTGGCACGCGGCAAGGCGCTGCTCAAGTCGCGCATCATCTCCAACTACTCCTCCGACAGCGGCCTgatcaagcagattggtcgccAGGCGGCATTGACCAGAACCGTTTTGGAAGCCGACGCCCTGGTGGCTGCCATCGATGGCATCTCGCTTGACCAGGTGCAGGCGGCTGCCAAAAAGGTTGCCGGCTCCAAGCTGTCTGTCGGCGCCATCGGCCACCTGGCCAATGTGCCCTACGCATCCGATTTGGCTTAA
- the Rpn12 gene encoding 26S proteasome non-ATPase regulatory subunit 8 — protein MATVEALYKELTAEWTKRPPNTPKCGQLLEQLKVALVKMSFLPTDGGDAQNSKKQLLLARSVLEIAVEHSVLNKDLLAFERYMSQLKCYYYDYAKIIGESDSKYKLLGLNLLYLLSGNRVSDFHTELELLSVDIIQHNQFIRPILALEQYIMEGRYNKIFQAKSSMPAEVYNYFMDLLVETVRDEIGACIEMSYEKISAKDAAKRLNLRVPDEIKAFGEKRQWKLESNGNYSFTDRSIKPKELLPSEELAEQVLSYARDLEMIV, from the coding sequence atggCAACAGTGGAGGCATTATACAAGGAACTAACCGCCGAATGGACCAAACGGCCGCCAAATACGCCCAAGTGCGGCCAACTGCTGGAACAGCTGAAAGTGGCATTGGTCAAAATGTCCTTTCTGCCAACAGACGGCGGCGATGCGCAGAACTCGAAGAAACAGCTATTGCTGGCGCGTTCCGTGCTGGAAATTGCGGTGGAGCACAGTGTCCTTAACAAGGATCTGCTCGCCTTCGAGCGCTACATGTCACAGCTGAAGTGCTATTACTACGATTATGCCAAAATCATTGGCGAATCGGacagcaaatacaaattgttgGGCCTCAATCTGCTCTATTTGCTTTCCGGCAATCGTGTATCCGATTTCCATACAGAACTGGAGCTGCTCTCGGTTGATATCATACAGCACAATCAGTTCATACGACCCATTCTGGCGCTGGAGCAGTACATCATGGAGGGACGCTACAACAAGATATTTCAGGCCAAATCCTCGATGCCCGCCGAGgtgtataattattttatggaTTTGCTGGTGGAGACGGTGCGCGATGAAATCGGCGCCTGCATTGAGATGTCCTACGAGAAGATATCGGCCAAGGATGCCGCCAAGCGTCTGAATCTCCGAGTCCCTGACGAGATTAAGGCATTTGGCGAGAAACGTCAATGGAAGCTGGAAAGCAATGGCAATTACAGCTTCACCGATAGAAGCATCAAGCCCAAGGAGCTGCTGCCATCCGAGGAGCtggccgagcaggtgctcagCTATGCGCGCGACCTGGAAATGATAGTTTAA